Within Conger conger chromosome 3, fConCon1.1, whole genome shotgun sequence, the genomic segment AGCGCGTGGTGCTGAAGCTCCGGGTCAACGTGGGCAGTGTGAAGAGGATCGATCGCCAAGGGCACCCGCTGCAGAAGACCTGGCACGACGCTGGGTCTACCGTAGAGGCCGCCGAGGCCGTCGCCGGGGCCTTCATGGCCGCCGTTGGGGCCGCCGCAGAGGCCGCCACCGGGGCTGCCGTTGGGGCCGCCGCAGGGGCCTTCAGGGCCGCCGTTGGGGCTGCTGCTGGGGCCACCGAGGCCGCCGCCGGGGCCGTTGGGGCCGCCACCGGGGCCGTTGGGGCCGCCGTTGGGGCCGCTGTTGGGGCTGCCGTTGGGGCTGCCGCTGGGGCTGCCGCAGGGGCCTTCAGGGCCGCCGCTGGGGTCTTTGGGGCCGCCGCTGGGGCTGCCGCCGGGGCTGTTGGGGCCGCCGTTGGTGCCGTTGGGGCGGCCGCTGGGGCCGCCGTTGGGGCTGAGCCTGAGCGTGTGGAGGTGATGGACGTGGCTATCTCCGAGGGGGACCCTGAGCGTGTGGAGGTGATGGACGTGGCTATCTCCGAGGGGGACCCTGAGCATGTGGAGGTGATGGACGTGGCTATCTCCGAGGGGGACCCTGAGCATGTGGAGGTGATGGACGTGGCTATCTCCGAGGGGGACCCTGAGCATGTAGAGGTGATGGATGTGCTCGAAGAGCATCCGGCCTCCGGAGTCGGCGGGGCAGCCAGGTCCGGGGCCGCCGCAGGGTCCGTCGCTGGGGCCTTTGGGGCTGCCGGGGCCGCAACCGGGGCTGCCGTTGGGGCCGTTGGGGCTGCCGCTGGGTCCGCCACAGAGGCCGCTGGGGCCACCGGGGCCGCCGTTGGGGGCGCTGTTGGGGCCGTCACCGGGGCCTTCTGGGCCGCCGCTGGGTCTGCCACAGGGGCTGCCGGGGCCGTCGCCGGGGCCTTCGCCGGGGCCTTCAGGGCCGCCACCGGGGCTGCCGTTGGGGCCGTTGGGGCTGCCGCTGGGGCCGTTGGAGCCGCCGCTGGGGCCGTTGGGGCCACTGTTGGGTCCGCTGGGGCTGCCGTTGGGGCTACTGTTGGGGCCGCTGGGGCCGCCGCTGGGGCCGCCGCTGGGGCCGTTGGGGCCACTGTTGGGTCCGCTGGGGCTGCTGTTGGGGCCGTCGTTGGTGCCGTTGGGGCTACTGTTGGGGCCGCTGGGGCCGCCGCTGGGGCCGCCGCTGGGGCCGTTGGGGCCACTGTTGGGGCCGCTGGGGCTGCCGTTGGGGCCGTCGTTGGTGCCGTTGGGGCTACTGTTGGGGCTGCTGGGGCCGCCGCTGGGGCCGCCGCTGGGGCCACTGTTGGGGCCGCTGGGGCTGCCGTTGGGGCCGTCGTTGGTGCCGTTGGGGCCACTGTTGGGGCCGCTGGGGCCGCCGCTGGGGCCGCCGCTGGGGCCGCCGCTGGGGCCGTTGGGGCCACTGTTGGGGCCGCTGGGACTGCCGTTGGGGCCGTCGTTGGTGCCGTTGGGGCTACTGTTGGGGCCGCTGGGGCCGCCACTGGGACCGCCGTTGGGGCCGTCGTTGGGGCCGCTGGGGCCGCCGTTGGGGCCGTCGTTCAGGCTGTTGGGGCCGTTGGGGCTGTTGGGGCCGTTGGGGCTGTTGGGGCCGTCGCTGTCGGAGCCGTCG encodes:
- the LOC133123130 gene encoding collagen alpha-1(III) chain-like produces the protein MEVTLKVLLQATFNHTGKDATGPYDVIYVSRRLCVKSVHGRTTMSVTGCPGDGPGGGSNSTGRGRSSSRGDPADGPKADDGSDSDGPNSPNGPNSPNGPNSLNDGPNGGPSGPNDGPNGGPSGGPSGPNSSPNGTNDGPNGSPSGPNSGPNGPSGGPSGGPSGGPSGPNSGPNGTNDGPNGSPSGPNSGPSGGPSGGPSSPNSSPNGTNDGPNGSPSGPNSGPNGPSGGPSGGPSGPNSSPNGTNDGPNSSPSGPNSGPNGPSGGPSGGPSGPNSSPNGSPSGPNSGPNGPSGGSNGPSGSPNGPNGSPGGGPEGPGEGPGDGPGSPCGRPSGGPEGPGDGPNSAPNGGPGGPSGLCGGPSGSPNGPNGSPGCGPGSPKGPSDGPCGGPGPGCPADSGGRMLFEHIHHLYMLRVPLGDSHVHHLHMLRGPPRR